The proteins below are encoded in one region of Acidithiobacillus ferrooxidans ATCC 23270:
- a CDS encoding energy transducer TonB encodes MPALPPSTPAPAAETRPSIPAYAHNPAPEYPQSARWDGEEGTVLLRVLVNVSGLPEKITLVRSSGYTSLDRAAEKAVRHWRFTPGTRDGKPVAMQVEVPIRFRLNDSN; translated from the coding sequence ATGCCCGCCTTACCTCCATCCACTCCCGCTCCAGCGGCGGAAACCCGTCCCAGCATCCCTGCCTATGCCCACAATCCCGCACCGGAGTATCCCCAGTCGGCGCGCTGGGATGGGGAGGAGGGCACCGTACTGCTGCGGGTGCTGGTCAATGTGTCCGGTCTGCCGGAAAAAATAACGCTGGTCCGCAGTTCCGGCTACACCAGCCTGGATCGGGCGGCCGAAAAGGCCGTGCGGCACTGGCGCTTCACCCCCGGCACCCGCGACGGAAAACCGGTGGCCATGCAGGTGGAAGTGCCGATTCGTTTTCGTTTGAATGATAGCAATTAA
- a CDS encoding FecCD family ABC transporter permease — MIRIWRLPILFVALLIISGGSLLIGRYPLPISSLWAAVSGANPLLHALLIHVRLPEILAAVMVGAALSVSGSAFQALFMNPLVSPSILGVLSGAAFGAALGIVLGLPWGLAQVISFGFGMLAVFIAIFISRLYPVNPVLMLVLGGIISGALFTALLTMVQYLANPYTQLPTIVYWLMGNLGGVRLSELRIMAIPILLAVLALTAFGKTMNVLSMGDEEARALGVSVHWARMLIIVMATIASALTVSLVGMIAWVGLIVPHIARFMVGPDNRVLIPASALTGGLFLVIADDISRTAFSVEIPLGVVTDLVGIIAFMLVLHRLRKGWTA, encoded by the coding sequence ATGATCCGCATCTGGCGACTCCCCATCCTCTTTGTTGCACTGCTCATCATTTCGGGCGGTTCTTTGCTGATAGGCCGCTACCCGTTACCCATATCATCACTCTGGGCTGCCGTTTCAGGTGCCAATCCACTGTTACACGCACTACTTATCCATGTGCGTCTTCCCGAAATCCTGGCCGCAGTAATGGTCGGCGCGGCTTTGTCCGTGTCCGGCAGCGCTTTTCAGGCGCTGTTTATGAATCCTCTGGTTTCCCCTTCCATTCTGGGCGTGTTGTCAGGCGCGGCTTTTGGTGCGGCACTGGGAATCGTGCTGGGTTTACCCTGGGGCTTGGCTCAAGTCATTTCATTTGGGTTTGGCATGCTCGCCGTATTCATTGCGATCTTCATCTCCCGGCTCTATCCGGTGAACCCAGTGCTGATGCTGGTACTTGGGGGCATCATCAGCGGCGCTTTGTTCACAGCGCTGTTGACTATGGTGCAGTATCTGGCCAACCCCTATACCCAACTTCCGACCATCGTTTATTGGCTGATGGGAAATCTCGGTGGGGTCCGGTTGAGCGAGTTGCGTATCATGGCGATTCCTATTCTTCTGGCCGTACTCGCCCTGACCGCTTTCGGAAAAACCATGAATGTGCTGAGCATGGGCGACGAAGAAGCACGCGCCTTGGGGGTTTCGGTACATTGGGCCCGGATGTTGATCATCGTAATGGCCACCATCGCCAGCGCTCTGACTGTTTCTCTGGTGGGCATGATCGCCTGGGTGGGGCTGATCGTTCCTCATATCGCCCGTTTCATGGTCGGACCGGATAACCGGGTCCTGATCCCCGCCAGTGCCTTGACTGGCGGGTTGTTTTTGGTCATTGCCGACGATATCTCCCGCACCGCTTTTTCAGTAGAAATCCCCTTGGGGGTGGTAACCGATCTCGTGGGCATCATCGCCTTCATGCTGGTTTTGCACCGCTTGCGTAAGGGATGGACAGCATGA
- a CDS encoding TonB-dependent receptor: MQHFARTALYMSVASVLACVPSADADSALPKLGTVTVEGHQKNTLENPASGAEQGATISGHALDILGGAGQTNPYAAVSLLPSVMAQNPDPYGLANVPGGNKGIRIRGERNPHGGIGTVEGLPLSAVNPGPGEQFLFDMENIRSVTLLSAPFPSDKLAVFTTQGYLNSNVLWPRAKFGGEVDQSFGSYNFHRSFIRLDSGTLPTGTRVFISGSYTHADQWRGPGASPDYRYNGEIGISQDLGRTLSAKVYAAYGSMKENNYLPLTYTQASNLGQYYNLGYNSALTGNAANDVNYYGYNRQKFQDYAVFGELNWHPDDQNTLVIKPFYSQENGYYLQGLDNLGGKPGLRDWVIDHSLYGVVAQYDTQWNGNHFSVGYWFENLTPPGPPTDFKIYRLVNGQPVFGGYGLLARATADHVFNSPYFQWRRRVGPVTFTAGARYLMEQTPSFSVYNTAGIPDASYANALNLATSINPARSVEGRTFYQWLPYFSAVYAVNPDLDAVFAYGRNNGAPAFNNWPSVQMNIAAFQKAGVTAQRAWDQLAPETSNSFSLGLKWHEAAWYVNPTFFYATYRNKYVNAYDPLVGISYDQNAGVGRAWGFELAAGAKLWHRLSVFSNLAYDRAYFTQDLRTGSGAFLPVTGLQFPDTPRFIGSLGALYEYGRFSIAPTLQYMGSRYADTLHTQPLPGYLLANLNMGYHRRITHVGELTVNLSILNLFNRHYIGLIDSSYFSTAASGGASFYPGAPITVAGTIGLRF, encoded by the coding sequence ATGCAGCATTTTGCGCGCACTGCATTATATATGTCCGTAGCCAGCGTTTTGGCCTGCGTCCCGTCCGCCGACGCCGATAGCGCCCTGCCAAAACTCGGCACCGTGACCGTGGAGGGACATCAGAAAAACACCCTGGAAAACCCTGCGAGCGGCGCTGAGCAGGGGGCCACCATCAGCGGCCATGCATTGGACATTCTCGGTGGAGCAGGGCAGACCAATCCGTACGCCGCCGTCTCCCTTCTGCCGTCGGTCATGGCCCAGAACCCGGATCCCTACGGTCTGGCCAACGTGCCAGGCGGCAACAAGGGTATACGCATCCGGGGGGAGCGCAATCCCCACGGAGGGATCGGCACGGTAGAGGGGTTACCCCTGTCCGCCGTCAACCCCGGCCCCGGCGAACAGTTTCTGTTCGACATGGAAAACATCCGCAGTGTCACGCTGTTGTCAGCGCCCTTCCCGTCGGACAAACTGGCCGTATTCACCACCCAGGGCTATCTCAACAGCAATGTGCTCTGGCCCAGGGCCAAGTTTGGCGGCGAAGTGGATCAGAGCTTTGGATCCTATAATTTTCATCGCAGCTTCATCCGGCTGGACTCGGGTACCTTGCCTACCGGCACCCGCGTCTTCATCTCCGGATCCTATACCCATGCGGATCAGTGGCGCGGCCCGGGCGCATCACCGGACTATCGCTATAACGGTGAGATCGGCATCAGCCAGGATTTAGGCCGTACCCTGAGCGCCAAGGTTTATGCAGCCTACGGTTCCATGAAGGAGAATAATTATCTGCCTCTGACGTATACCCAGGCCAGCAATCTGGGGCAGTACTACAACCTCGGCTATAACAGCGCACTCACCGGGAATGCCGCCAACGACGTGAATTATTACGGATATAACCGGCAGAAATTCCAGGATTACGCGGTATTCGGGGAACTCAACTGGCATCCCGATGATCAGAACACGCTCGTTATCAAGCCCTTCTACAGCCAGGAAAACGGCTATTACCTGCAGGGGTTGGATAACCTCGGGGGTAAACCAGGTTTGCGAGATTGGGTCATCGACCATTCTCTCTATGGCGTGGTGGCCCAATACGACACCCAATGGAATGGTAATCACTTTTCAGTTGGTTACTGGTTTGAAAATCTAACTCCTCCCGGACCCCCCACGGATTTCAAGATTTATCGTCTGGTCAACGGCCAGCCCGTTTTTGGCGGTTATGGCCTCTTGGCACGCGCTACGGCGGACCACGTCTTCAACAGTCCCTATTTCCAATGGCGGCGGAGGGTCGGTCCCGTAACGTTTACGGCAGGCGCTCGTTATCTGATGGAGCAAACGCCGTCCTTCAGCGTCTACAATACCGCGGGGATTCCTGACGCATCCTATGCCAATGCCTTGAATCTGGCCACCTCCATCAATCCAGCCCGCAGTGTGGAGGGTAGAACCTTCTACCAATGGCTACCTTATTTTTCGGCGGTTTATGCAGTCAACCCAGACCTGGATGCGGTCTTTGCCTATGGTCGCAATAATGGTGCTCCCGCCTTCAACAATTGGCCCTCCGTACAAATGAACATTGCTGCTTTTCAAAAGGCTGGGGTGACCGCGCAGCGTGCCTGGGATCAACTGGCGCCGGAAACCTCCAACAGCTTCAGTCTGGGGCTCAAATGGCACGAAGCGGCGTGGTATGTGAATCCCACCTTTTTTTACGCCACCTATCGCAATAAATACGTGAATGCCTACGACCCTTTGGTGGGTATCAGCTATGATCAGAACGCGGGCGTGGGTCGCGCCTGGGGCTTTGAACTGGCGGCCGGAGCCAAGCTCTGGCATCGGCTGTCCGTGTTCAGTAACTTGGCCTATGACCGCGCCTATTTCACTCAGGATCTGCGTACCGGCAGTGGCGCTTTCTTGCCCGTCACTGGCTTGCAGTTTCCTGACACGCCACGCTTCATTGGTAGTCTGGGTGCATTATACGAATATGGCCGGTTCAGTATTGCGCCCACATTGCAGTATATGGGGAGCCGCTATGCGGATACCCTGCATACCCAACCCTTGCCGGGCTATCTGCTGGCCAACCTGAACATGGGTTATCACCGGCGGATTACCCATGTGGGCGAGCTGACTGTGAATCTGAGTATCCTGAACCTCTTTAACCGCCACTATATCGGCCTCATCGACAGCAGCTATTTCAGCACCGCGGCATCTGGCGGTGCCAGTTTCTATCCCGGCGCGCCCATCACCGTCGCCGGGACGATAGGGCTACGTTTTTAG
- a CDS encoding ABC transporter substrate-binding protein, with amino-acid sequence MNILSMRLRFLFTVILTGIMGIASFQTATAQVVMDMSGQPVNIPQPLDKVFGSAPPVNALIYTLDPHLLAGWNLPLSPSQRKYLDPAARHLPVLGGWFGQGYNADIGTILQAHPDLIVFWYPYMGPQASVVSKLRALGLPVLNVKLHDLADYIQAYRLLGEAFHKQTRAENLIRYLSEKKDALQNLHTQIPEPNRVSVYYAGSPNGLRSGCDEAMPTATIQWADGENVFHCTINHFQGYQQVSMGQVLRWNPEVILSDNPIFLAQVYTNPAWAPLQAVRHHRVYYIPQQPFSWFNRLYSFMQILGAQWLAHKLYPQQFAFSDKDIQNFYQQFLGVKISDARLREIMQP; translated from the coding sequence ATGAATATTTTATCTATGCGCCTGCGTTTTCTGTTCACGGTGATATTAACAGGAATCATGGGTATTGCTTCGTTCCAGACCGCGACCGCACAAGTCGTGATGGACATGTCCGGGCAGCCCGTGAACATTCCCCAACCATTAGACAAGGTTTTTGGCAGCGCACCCCCGGTCAATGCCCTCATTTACACCCTGGATCCCCATCTTCTCGCGGGATGGAATCTGCCCTTGTCGCCATCGCAACGCAAATATCTGGATCCGGCGGCGCGTCATCTGCCCGTCCTGGGAGGTTGGTTCGGGCAGGGTTACAATGCCGATATCGGCACGATTTTACAGGCGCATCCTGATCTCATCGTATTCTGGTATCCCTATATGGGCCCCCAGGCGAGCGTGGTGAGCAAATTGCGTGCTCTGGGACTTCCCGTATTAAACGTAAAACTCCATGATCTGGCTGATTATATCCAGGCGTATCGGCTGCTTGGCGAAGCGTTTCACAAGCAGACGCGTGCCGAAAACCTGATCCGCTATCTTTCTGAAAAGAAAGACGCGCTTCAGAATCTCCACACGCAGATTCCGGAACCGAACCGGGTTTCCGTGTATTACGCAGGCAGTCCGAATGGATTGCGCAGTGGCTGCGATGAGGCCATGCCGACCGCCACCATACAATGGGCGGACGGGGAAAATGTTTTCCACTGCACTATCAATCACTTTCAAGGCTATCAGCAAGTAAGCATGGGACAGGTATTACGCTGGAACCCTGAGGTGATTCTCAGTGATAATCCCATATTTTTGGCCCAGGTGTATACCAATCCCGCATGGGCGCCTTTGCAGGCGGTGCGGCACCATCGCGTTTACTATATCCCCCAGCAACCCTTCAGTTGGTTCAACCGCCTGTATTCCTTTATGCAGATACTGGGTGCGCAATGGCTTGCCCATAAGCTTTATCCCCAACAATTTGCCTTCAGCGACAAAGATATCCAGAATTTTTATCAGCAGTTTCTCGGGGTGAAAATCAGCGATGCCCGGCTTCGGGAGATCATGCAGCCATGA
- a CDS encoding TonB-dependent receptor gives MKIKAVVHYTVYTLIMAATMKSSLVWAEDGANAPKLQAITVTGTGQTPLVLPSLGAGTGATIPNSSFDLFQSPGGTNVYSIVSGLPSVMVQTTDPYGLSSGGPVGISIRGETSIKGAIGTVDGIPISAIDPGAGQQFLFDSENLRSVTLLTPPFAPEHISVFTQEGYLNRNIRWAADHFGGEVSQSAGSFGFHKTFMRLDSGLLPTGTKFFISSSYAHADAWRGNGAAPDYRYNGTLGVTQQITRRLTAKLFAVYDDMKGASYLPLTYAQASNLGANYNLGYDSNPQSLNYSGYNQQKFQDYALMGEIRWRTSSHGTLLIKPFYNQENGYTMGTGLPGVKPNQIGYWSELTARLQFLNLFNRHYIGLISQNYVQTGASAATFYPGAPLTVVGSLALRF, from the coding sequence ATGAAAATCAAAGCCGTCGTGCATTACACGGTGTACACGCTAATAATGGCCGCAACGATGAAGTCGAGCCTCGTATGGGCGGAAGACGGCGCAAACGCCCCAAAGCTCCAAGCCATTACCGTAACGGGGACCGGTCAGACACCCCTCGTGCTGCCGTCCCTGGGCGCAGGCACGGGTGCCACCATCCCCAACTCCAGCTTCGACCTCTTTCAAAGCCCCGGTGGGACCAATGTCTATAGCATCGTCAGTGGACTACCCTCGGTCATGGTGCAGACAACGGACCCATACGGCTTGTCCAGTGGCGGCCCTGTGGGCATCAGCATCCGTGGTGAAACGAGCATCAAAGGGGCCATCGGCACCGTGGATGGCATTCCCATCTCCGCCATCGATCCGGGAGCGGGCCAACAATTTTTATTCGATAGCGAAAACTTGCGGAGCGTCACCCTCCTGACACCCCCTTTCGCGCCAGAGCATATTTCCGTATTCACGCAGGAAGGATATCTCAACCGGAACATTCGCTGGGCGGCGGATCATTTCGGCGGCGAGGTCTCCCAAAGCGCCGGTTCCTTTGGCTTTCACAAGACCTTCATGCGTTTGGACTCTGGGTTGCTGCCCACCGGCACCAAGTTTTTCATTTCATCCTCCTATGCCCATGCCGACGCCTGGCGCGGGAATGGAGCCGCCCCGGATTATCGGTACAACGGTACCTTGGGCGTCACCCAGCAGATCACCCGTCGGCTCACGGCAAAACTCTTTGCCGTCTACGACGACATGAAGGGCGCCAGCTACCTTCCACTCACCTACGCTCAGGCATCCAATCTCGGCGCCAATTATAACCTGGGGTACGACTCGAACCCGCAAAGCCTCAATTATTCCGGATACAACCAGCAAAAATTTCAGGACTATGCCTTGATGGGTGAAATTCGCTGGCGCACGAGTTCCCATGGCACATTGCTCATAAAGCCTTTTTACAATCAGGAAAACGGTTACACCATGGGTACGGGACTTCCGGGGGTAAAACCCAATCAAATTGGTTATTGGAGCGAACTAACCGCAAGGCTGCAGTTCCTGAATCTATTCAATCGTCATTATATTGGCCTCATCAGCCAAAACTATGTGCAAACCGGAGCCAGTGCGGCGACTTTCTATCCCGGTGCGCCGCTGACTGTTGTGGGTTCCTTGGCATTACGATTCTAA
- a CDS encoding ABC transporter ATP-binding protein — MRLSASHLAYAYDRRTVLEDVSLELHAGESVALLGANGSGKSTLIRLLLGIVQPLRGEIRVGDKPLSALSARERARRLAYVPQDHGAVFPFLVQDVVLMGRMPHQSWLGGARANDLTQVANALERLGIADLALRAYTELSGGQRQLVLIARALAQEAPILILDEPVTGLDYGNQHRLMAQIQDLARSGFAILQSSHYPEHALAAATRVILLKDGRVLADGPAEIVLCPEHMRALYGVDIEFVDVGDGRRVIVPCANKILPLVV; from the coding sequence ATGAGGCTTTCTGCTTCACATCTGGCTTACGCTTATGATCGGCGGACGGTTCTGGAGGATGTCTCTCTCGAACTTCATGCCGGAGAATCTGTCGCCCTGTTGGGCGCCAACGGTAGTGGTAAAAGTACCCTGATTCGTCTGTTGCTGGGGATTGTCCAGCCTTTGCGAGGGGAAATCCGGGTCGGCGATAAACCTCTTTCTGCCCTTTCGGCCAGAGAGCGCGCTCGTCGTCTGGCCTATGTTCCCCAGGATCATGGCGCCGTGTTCCCTTTCCTGGTGCAGGATGTGGTGCTGATGGGCCGCATGCCGCACCAATCCTGGCTTGGGGGAGCGCGGGCCAATGACCTGACACAAGTGGCAAATGCTCTGGAACGCCTGGGTATCGCTGATCTCGCCCTCCGAGCCTATACCGAGTTGAGCGGCGGCCAGCGACAACTGGTGTTGATCGCCCGGGCGCTCGCGCAGGAAGCACCCATCCTGATTCTTGATGAACCCGTGACTGGCCTCGACTACGGCAATCAACACCGCCTCATGGCGCAAATCCAGGACCTGGCTCGCAGTGGCTTTGCCATTTTGCAGAGCAGCCATTATCCGGAACACGCTCTGGCTGCCGCTACTCGGGTTATTCTCCTCAAGGATGGCCGGGTGTTGGCCGATGGTCCTGCGGAAATCGTGCTTTGTCCGGAACACATGCGAGCACTATACGGTGTGGATATTGAATTTGTGGACGTCGGTGACGGTCGGCGGGTCATTGTTCCCTGTGCCAATAAAATCCTTCCTTTGGTCGTATGA
- a CDS encoding ExbD/TolR family protein, translating into MRYFEARKGRIEIIPMIDIMLFLLVFFIMITLRMIPASGISTRLPTSSSAQVLPRTPLVVELRSDGSLHFRDKTVSLSQLEQQLARNDLAHTQVILAGAKTVTLQQLVAVMDACRHAGISQMGIATRAGQP; encoded by the coding sequence ATGCGTTATTTCGAGGCCCGCAAGGGGCGCATCGAGATCATTCCCATGATCGACATCATGCTTTTTCTGCTGGTGTTCTTCATCATGATCACCTTGCGCATGATCCCCGCGTCTGGGATCAGCACCCGGTTGCCGACCAGCAGTAGCGCCCAGGTCTTGCCCAGAACCCCTTTGGTGGTGGAACTGCGCAGCGATGGCAGTCTGCATTTTCGCGATAAGACCGTCAGTCTGAGCCAACTGGAGCAGCAATTGGCCCGGAACGATCTGGCCCATACCCAAGTCATTTTGGCGGGTGCCAAAACCGTGACCTTGCAGCAGCTCGTGGCGGTGATGGATGCCTGCCGCCACGCCGGCATCAGCCAGATGGGCATCGCTACCCGTGCGGGGCAGCCGTGA
- a CDS encoding MotA/TolQ/ExbB proton channel family protein, whose protein sequence is MEILLHLAAVSGGILYLMPLLLLVVLFVALERGWALAMIRRKGDDLLRDLQDRKGRESLETELAKTPSCPQQAVFAAVLASHDLASGEAYAEEAMLTQATLLDRGLWILDTAVTLAPLLGLLGTIIGMFNAFQILGNPDTAPTAITGHVAEALVATATGLAIAIVGLVLFNGLQQRVRLVLHQMERIKVSTLNRLYRQPPSIRGDASVSLLARRGEI, encoded by the coding sequence ATGGAGATTTTATTACACCTTGCCGCCGTGTCCGGGGGTATCCTTTATCTGATGCCGCTCCTGTTGCTGGTGGTGCTTTTCGTGGCCCTGGAGCGGGGCTGGGCGTTGGCCATGATCCGGCGCAAGGGGGACGATCTGTTACGCGATCTGCAAGACAGAAAAGGCCGGGAATCGCTGGAAACCGAGCTGGCCAAAACGCCGTCTTGCCCGCAACAGGCCGTATTTGCAGCAGTGTTGGCATCCCATGATCTGGCAAGCGGCGAGGCCTACGCCGAGGAGGCCATGCTGACCCAGGCGACCTTGCTGGACCGGGGCTTATGGATCCTGGATACGGCCGTCACCCTGGCGCCTCTGCTCGGGCTGCTGGGCACCATCATCGGTATGTTCAATGCCTTTCAGATATTGGGTAATCCAGATACCGCGCCAACGGCCATTACCGGTCATGTGGCGGAAGCCCTGGTGGCTACCGCAACGGGTTTGGCCATTGCCATTGTGGGCCTGGTGCTTTTTAACGGACTTCAGCAACGGGTCCGTCTGGTGCTGCATCAGATGGAAAGGATCAAGGTGAGCACCCTGAATCGCCTCTACCGACAGCCACCGAGTATCCGGGGAGACGCCTCTGTCAGTCTGCTGGCGCGGCGAGGGGAGATCTGA